A window of Cryptomeria japonica chromosome 3, Sugi_1.0, whole genome shotgun sequence contains these coding sequences:
- the LOC131874364 gene encoding glycine-rich protein 23-like: MPSGWKIVCCILLGIIFSSALLDRANCDEVTQEKYGPGGGGGGGGGPGGGYGDGGPGGGYGGGGGRGDPGGGYGGGQGGGGPGGGYAGGGGGGGVGGGYGGGGLGGGYGGGGGHGGQGGGYGPGGGRMGGPGGGYGGGGGHGGQGGGGMGGPGGGYGGGGGRGGPGGGGYGGGGPGRIGHKSHRRSVTHRGQPGDLPDVPNTVGSHGGHRNLPVTMMITAATAYQELPARIYRCRLPPTLHCLTIAQPRDPAATWNPLATYTAQP; the protein is encoded by the exons ATGCCGTCTGGTTGGAAAATAGTATGTTGTATCCTGCTGGGCATTATATTTTCATCGGCCCTTCTTGACCGTGCTAACTGTGATGAGGTAACCCAAGAAAAGTATGGGCCGGGTGGAGGTGGCGGTGGCGGTGGTGGACCAGGAGGAGGCTACGGTGATGGTGGGCCAGGCGGAGGctatggtggtggtggaggacgtGGTGATCCAGGAGGAGGCTATGGTGGTGGACAGGGTGGTGGTGGCCCAGGAGGAGGCTAtgctggtggaggaggtggtggtggcgTAGGTGGAGGTTACGGTGGTGGTGGTCTAGGAGGAGGCTATGGTGGTGGTGGAGGGCATGGTGGTCAAGGTGGAGGCTATGGACCCGGTGGCGGCAGAATGGGTGGTCCAGGAGGAGGCTATGGTGGCGGTGGAGGACATGGTGGTCAAGGTGGAGGCGGAATGGGCGGTCCAGGAGGAGGttatggtggtggtggtggacgtGGTGGCCCTGGCGGTGGCGGGTATGGTGGTGGTGGTCCAG GCCGAATTGGTCATAAGAGCCACCGGCGGTCTGTAACCCACCGGGGCCAGCCTGGCGATTTACCCGATGTTCCTAACACCGTCGGCTCCCATGGTGGTCACCGTAACCTGCCAGTTACCATGATGATCACAGCCGCCACCGCCTACCAGGAGCTGCCTGCTAGGATCTATCGCTGCCGCCTGCCGCCAACGCTCCACTGCCTAACCATCGCCCAACCACGCGACCCCGCCGCCACCTGGAACCCGTTGGCCACCTACACTGCCCAACCATAG